In Gadus chalcogrammus isolate NIFS_2021 chromosome 1, NIFS_Gcha_1.0, whole genome shotgun sequence, the sequence GTCCTCAGGCAGTAGACTGCTGTTCCTCCCAGTGTCTAGGCTCCAAACTAGTGATGGGTCAGTCGCGAACGAGCCGGTTCAAAGAGCAGGCTCTTTTAAGTGAATGGTGGGAGTCGGCTCCCGACCGCGAGccgtttgttttattttattttataaagttTGCCTAGGCAGATCTCTGCGCTACGGGTGCtccgtgcatgctatgcgtgtgtgctatgcgtgtgtgtgactgactgtcacgtgcatgcatgcaacCAATAAAGTGGGGATAGAAAAGGATCATACCCGCAAGCAGCGAGGGGCGGGAATGCGCGTTACGCTCATatgcaatgaaaacaaacaGCTGAATTAGAAAATGTAATCTAGATTTTTGAATGATAATAGGATGCATTGAATAATGTAtgtgatatataggcctatacaaaTCATAAGTCAAAACgggctacatttggctgaattataTAAGGTATAAGTGGTAATATGAAGAGCCATTTGGGAGCCGATCCAAATGATCCGGCTCCCTAAGAAGAGCCGAAATGCCCATCACTACTCAAAACTAAAGGGGACAGAGCTTTCTCCATACGGCATCGAAGAAGCTCTGGAAAGACTTGACTGAGGAAATTAGGTTGACTGAGTCACTGCCCATTTTTAAATCTCTCCTCAAAACCCAGTTTTATCTGAGCTTTTACAGATTTCATTTGAGCCTCCCTTTGTTTTTATTCCTGTCTTTTATCCTTTTTTCATATGGCTCATTATTGTCCGTACATCACATGTATTTTGTGCTTTGTTTTAATTGTGCATTTATTTGTTCAGAACTTTGTAACTGTgttttgaaaagtgctatataaagaAAGTTTATTGTTATATAATTAATAGTAGATGCGCAGAACGAAGTGCGGCGTGATGCGCAGCTTGATGCGCAGTATGATGCGCACTTCTTCTCCACATGATTGACGTTGGTCATTATAATGCACTACACTTCCCAGAATGCCGTAGTTCCTTCTCGACGTAGCAACAACCAGTTACCGGGACAGTTCATTTAGATACAACtaataaaataatgtattgtatGCAATGAATAGGAACGCTTAGCCCTAACTCATAATTTATGTATTGACCATGAGACCAGcgtcatccctctctctcctttaggCCTTGCGTCAGTAGAATTAGCTAACGTTAGCCGGCTAACTGTTAGCTTCAGTTAGCCACAAGTCGCTGGTTGTTGACACTTTCTGTCGACATGTATACTTTATTATCCGGACTGTACAAGTACATGTTCCAGAAGGACGAGTACTGCATACTGATCCTGGGGCTGGACAACGCGGGAAAGACGGTAGGGCGATATGTGGTTCACGTTACTCAGTGACATGTTAATCATACACTTTACACTTGCACTCTACACTTTACTACACTTCATTACTTATTACCACTGTCTTAGTTTCTCTTTTTACTTTAGCTTGTATTCTTGCTGCTATGTggatgttgaggaaccaagcctaggaattgtactcttgtgtacttACAATACATACTATACTACGTACTGTACAACAAGATTCTGATTAATCAAACCTTCGTAAAtccacaacaataataataacgtcCCTTTTTGTCTTGTTCTGTCCTCTTAACGCTGTCCAAGTCATCCTGTTGTTCTCCCTGTTGTCTGTCTGGCAGACCTTTCTAGAGCAGACCAAGACAAAGTTCAGCAAGAACTACAAGGGGATGAGTTTGTCTAAGATCACCACCACAGTCGGCCTGAACAGTAAGGGTCTGCCTAAATAGTTATTTGCTAGATACGACATCGCTCCAAACCCTTAATCCCTGTTCCTTGTGTCTCGCCAGTCGGGACCATCGACGTGGGCAACGCTCGCCTTATGTTCTGGGACCTCGGAGGTCAGGAGGAGCTGCAGTCTCTGTGGGACAAAGTGAGTCGACAGCACTGACATGTTGCTAGGGACTGTTGTCATCAAATGACTAACATCATCATGtatgggattttattttttgagctTAAGTGAAACAGCACTTTTTATGACTAATCGTGCAAGCACTTTATTTTCTTACTTTTTAGAATAGGTTAATAAAACAAAGGATATTGATATCTATTTTCTTTGGTTGAATAATTTTTTGCTCTTGAATCCCGTTTTAAAACGCTCATCCTTCAGTACTACGCAGAGTCCCACGGGGTCATCTATGTCATCGACTCAACAGATGAAGAGCGCCTCTCAGAGTCAAAAGAGGCCTTCGGTACGTATGCACTTTGCCTGCTCTCTACGCATTAAAGTTACACTACTGCAgcagcacgcacacaaagatgTACAATCTCACTGTGCCAGTCGCTGACTTGCGCACACATCTTATAAGAACAACCCCCAGAGGTTAGCAACGGATCCCTCCTCTGTGGAGGTTATTGTGTCAACCTATCATTGATTGGATAAACAGGTACGGAGTGTCGTATTATGTTTTGTTTCCGACAGCCAGACATAAGAATAAAATGCATAATCAGAACCTGGATTTTTATAATTTCTAAACATCATTTGGACGTATTTACTTTCCACATCTTCTCAATTTATAGAGCAAATTCTTCTGGATTTGGTCGATGCTTCACACACACTCGGGGTCAGACATGCTTGCGTACGCGTGACCTTAAGTTAAATCGCAGGCGGCTCTGGGAAGGTCTGTCTGGCGTCTCTGAGTCGTAACGTGGACGGTCCCACACGTCCTGTATGCTGAACTGTGGCCCAGTTGAGTCTTGCAGCTCCCTGACTTCACTGCTCTGTCTGCATCTTCCAGAGAAAATGATCACCAGCGAGTCCTTGGAAGGAATCCCACTGCTGGTCCTGGCCAACAAGCAGGATGTAGAGGTACGCTCTCTTTTTGGGTCCTTTTCTTCAGGGTTGCCGATAAAGCATTCATCATGTTTCGTCTACATATGAACGTTCACTACAGAAACAGCACCACACTCTGCAGCCACAGAGATCCTAGTGGCCACAATCCTGCCAGGCTAACTCGTATGATTTTCTCAATGGTGAGCACATGGGAGGGCATGTAGTCCACCAAAGAAGGAAGATGGGAAAGGTCTGTTGAAAGAAAAGATTTAGGTGGAGCTACTCGGCCAAAGTGCGCTCTCTGCTACCTGGTAGCCTTACATGACGAAGACGAGCCACCAAGAGCCGCATCGAGTAGTAGAGAGACGACACGTGGAGGATCACGCTGTCGGTCTGGTTCTGTGTTTAGTACAACGGGGGCTCATGCATGAGGCTGCAATTCGGGCCATGATGCCAATTTTGATGTGTTCCTACTCGAAGCCTGCTGAGCGTGGAACACCAAGGTGGACAGAGCATTGCAGACATtagacaacataaaaaaaaaagtttttagaTAATATtctatattcttttttttatcttattcTTTTACAAAATGCTGCCTCGCCAACCACTTCAATGACATTGTATCAATAGTTTGGTGTCGAGGTAATGTTCAGTACGACACGACTTCAGTCTCCGTCGGgcggtcggcttagctcaggaggtagagcaggttgacttgtaaccggaagccACTCTTCCCCCGAGTGAGACGCCTCACCTCACTGCCCCCGACCAGCCGGCTGACCCTGGCGTGGGGGACTCCACTCTATGTATGGTCCTTTGTAAGTCCATTTGGATAAAAGATTCTgccaaatgtaaatgtcaactTGTGACaactacggaagaggattagagccacacatgtaaaaaaaaattaagtcctgactttattctcagaattctgagaaaaaagtcagaattctgacattaatctcagaattctgacattaatctcagaattccgagaaaaaaagtcagaattctgttttttttcctcagaattttgacattaatctcagaattctgactttaatctcagaattctgagaaaaaagtcagaattctgagattaaagtcagaactacgggtatctgtaaggaccaacctccgtgggagagacactttgctttatgcagtaggaggaaacctatggaaagaCAAGAAGGCCACattccggccctagaatggcgcggtaaaagtgcaaaaccgcacggattccgtgcggtttggcaagaattccgtacggtttccgtacggaattgaatgactaatagcgtgaatgactaatagccgcggctattagtcattcactccggctattcgttattcactccggctattagctattcactccggctattaggtatgcagaacgagccctccctcttctttgcttgaccactaaatttgaaggctgtctaaccaatcagtgaagataaataccagactaaagtaacgcattgtcgagactagagctgcagtgcctccatgtttcgccgtaacataaagctgtgttgtctttactagtttcactacaatgtaatgaccaccactagctagtggaaaatacatttgtgtctagtacagtgatatatttgtatatgttaggctatgtattgagatggcagtgtgcgaaatacccgtcaatattcggggatgccctcatccccagattgttctcgatatgcagtagccagctaggccataacattacaatatttcatggatgcaagcaagccaagacaatcaatctatatttatagcctacatgaaaacacacacacgcacgcacgcacgcacgcgcgcacgcacgcacgcgcgcacgcacgcgcgcacgcacgcacactttaaacacactggcaaatcaataggagcctgcattggctaaagttgttgggatgcacgttattttataacagggaggggaaAAGTTgtgcatttcaatgcaaacacgacaataattggcaccgttcttgcgcactcagaagaacatgaactgaataaatgccaggtatatagcatatcggagacgggcaaaccatcagtgcatttgcaaatgagagcctgcagtatgaccgatcttgtgacattatttaaccatccatctacagctaatacgatcagacagatacatcattgattacatataagcccacaacaagcccaacatcaccacggcaggtgcgctctctctcgcacattcacacaatcactccaacttctccaactccaaggcaaagctgtttcactaggaccacaaacaaccacaactaaccagcctacatatccacaacaatgcacaacaatcagttctatacattgcgtctatcttctgtttggcgcacacggctaatttgcatacttgcacaggactgtcggctccgcttgtcaaaaaaatagaatgtATTTGTGAATacatgctttgaattctgaatactggacttggtgagcttcgtagacgggctctgataaagcaaagtgtctctcccacggaggttggtccttacagatacccgtagttctgactttaaagtcagaattctgactttaatctcagaattctgagaaaaaagtcagaattctgagattaaagtcagaattctgactttttttctcggaattctgagattaatgtcagaattctgactttttatctcagaattctgagattaatgtcagaattctgactttattctcagaattctgagattaaagtcagaattcagacttttttctcagaattctgagaataaagtcagaacttaatttttttttacatgtgtggccctaatcctcttccgtagacAACGGATTGTtttgatttaatattttttCCATTAAACCGTACAATTATTTAAACAGAATCTACAGAGCCttgtatatttgtattcattatATATGGCCTCTCACTCAAAATAGCATTCATCACCTCCTGAAAAGATTGTATTAAGATTTGATTGTATTAAGATTTGATTGTATTAAGATTTGAATGGATTGGtttaaaggtacggccacaccaaacgcgttacccgcgtaacacgcgtataaaatcggcaatttttccatagggaaccattggtttacgcgcgtatgaggcgcgtacatgcgttacatgcgtaaaagcaacattttactcgcgttaggggcgtatgaggcgcgtatatatacgcgcgtatatatacgttcaaaaaattgaactttttacgctcatacgcgtgatacttagccgcaatagccaatcagcgtggagcttgacccgacggcactggcagagagtagtgacgcttgcacagaagcatacggcgaCATCTtcctttattctgggtggaaatagtaacatagttacgccattaaatgcgtttatggaaacatttttagcgagaaatgtgcattttactttcataatgttcactctgtgaatgtgaaggatgtttggtttgatagttatgacgaagagtgaacgctccgttcacttgcatggacagagtctctggttgctaagcaacctcaacgtcttggcggactatttctctgctgatcaacactacgaatgctggaaacaccagacacaccatgtgaagttatttaatccgattattgttatttatatccgagattatttaatctaacccgatccaagctctatcatgcacccaaacacggcggcgtttgggtttacttcctcggactcctaaatccagcgcagccacaggcgcgtagctgcgtacgtgggaccatttttgacacaaaatggtcaagcaacattttagctgcgttaggggcgtatgagctgcgtatggtacgcgtttggtgtgttcgtaccataAGACTTAAATGGATTGGATTGCAATTGGAAATTGATGGAACGTGCATACGGGCCGACCAAACGACCAGCGACCAGATCTTGACAGACCTATATAATGGACATGTCTGAACTAAAGGGGTTCCACGGCTTAGTACCTAGTACCCTGTTATCAGAGGGGACCATTCTGTAATCCTGTAGCCTATCGGTTGGTAGGGACCCTACCTTCCAAAGAATCCCCTCCTGCCCAACCAGCACTATCTTCCAATCTATTATGATGTAATGACTGCATTTTAGTGACCAATTGATCGGCCACAGATCATCTGCAGCCAATCAAACCCATAGATGCATGATTGGCCTATCTATTTATAATCTGCCGATTGCAGTAACCGATCACGTGAACCAAAGAGGTGCCCAAGATGAATGGTCGACATAGCGCACCGCCATTGTTTCACTTGGTAAATTAATGTTTGTCCTACATTTGACATTATTCCTCTTTAAATTGTGCTTACTCAATAGAGGTAGGCTACACATAACTATAGACAGCCTCAGTTCAAGGACGCAATACTCAGCCTGCAACTCACTTGAGAACGGCCTTCAGTTTCTGTCGTTATTTCAGTTTGCACAAAAAGAGTAGAGCTATACATCCGACATTATCACACATCCCCATGTTTCCTGAAACTATTATCCACAGGACAAGACTTCTCTCCGTGAATTCCATATGTGAACTGGCTACTCCACCGCTGTAGTCCAAGATGGCGTGTCTCTTAACCATATAATCCAAGCACTAGGATGGCATCCATTTACAACATAGTCCCTACAATGTGCAGCATTTGAAAAATACTTTCCGATGCTTTCCCAGTGGCTGGACCCAAGGCTGAGCCATAAGTACAATGTTTCGTGTTAATCGCGTGTAGTCTGTGTATTCATGTAAATCCGCTTTGTGCAAGATTAGTCAAACATGTCATATGTTTTGATTCTTCCGCATTTCATTGGATATGCCAGACTTCACGTGCAATGACAAACAGGGAGAACAATAGCACAGTCCATGACCGATCTGCTGCAGGGGACTTGGTTTGACAGATGTCCAGACGATCAAACCCTACAAATCCAATACAAGAGGGAGACTAAATTGACGCTCCAAACTCACTGTACAAACAAATTATTGGACGAGCCCCCACTTTGTTACGCACCTGGCCTAGGGGCGCcaggctacacaacaaaaagacGGGAGACAACAGTTTCCCAATCAAAATAAGTATTTAATCAAACCAAACCAATCCAAGTGCTCAACTTATAATAAAAGTATGGGATGTGGAAGTCCGTAGTgtggagtgtgtatgcatgagtggattataggtgtgtgtgtgttgtttcaacATAAGTGTTGAAAGGTGTGCATGGCTATGGAGCTGAAAAGAACAGAGAAGGAAGGACTGGGGAAGCAGACTCTTATAGGGCGTTGGCACCCGGGCCCAGGTGCACGCCAATCACTCCCAATGACCAATTAAGTAGGTCTCTGCTCCCCAGTCCTAGAAACAAATGGAAGACACAACATACAGGGAACCGTCACACTCCCCAGTCAAGGCATTCTAATTTAAGGAGCCATTGAGCCCATTGATTGGGGGAATTCAACAGTATGTGaggctggttcagactacacgattctcagatattcctcacgatttaacatgtcacactatGCGATCCCAGAGCCAGGAATTCGGGCCTTGTCTCGTCagaagactggccacactacaagattcgaGGTTGCGATGCTCTAGAATCTTTCGGCCCTGTCCACAATAACCCGGGTAAATAGAAAAGCGCACATTCGCAATGAAAACGATCTCCATCCACACTCCAAtcgttttcatatcgttttAGGAATGTTTTGCATCGATGTTCCAcactgaaattattttgataaacagttcTTGTCATGGTTACGTGACACCTGCCACGCCTCTGTTTATATTATAGGCGCGCGATCAGCTGTGATAGTTGCAGTTGACTTCTGGCTAATTGTTTTCACTTACAAGCAAAAATATGGCTCAACGCTGCTGCAAGTATTTCTACGGTTTGCATCTTTGCGTTTTTTTCCCATCGCTTAAGCACGGCAATTACAGCACTTGCCTTTGGCGTTGGAGTAACGAATATGTATGAGACAGTCTGTCGAGTTGTAACCGAAGATGCATGAGTATATTGCACAGAGAAATCATACTTTCcatttcacctgccattttTCGATGAGCGTCTCGCTGTTGAGCACAAGGTTGTGGCAGCatcatggcagtgtcatggaaaccgaacgtcatcgtttctgaaagcctctGTCTACCCTGAACACACCTCAACGCGAACCCAGCATTTTCACATTcatccacctcagcgatcgttttTGAAAAGCATTGTTTTCAGtgagtgtggacagggccttacTTAGTATCGTTCACGACACATGCAGCATCAATGCCGCAACAAAGTCTAAATAAAAATGGTATACTAGGCATTATGATGGCGGTCCTCTGCGTAGTGCACTGAAGTCTAGTAGGCTAGAGATGCGCAGATGAGCTGTAATGTCATcccgattttgagttgcgtgttctgcgtcccgacaaaagcctgtcGGCTTACTAAAATgtccaaccactatgaaatgtcccctgttgtcagcgaacACAGCCAACGTGGTcatattatagcccgatcattaactaaaagccacagagaaagaataaagcatccagcatatgatttcaacaatgtgtgagGGCATACGCAGCATGGATGATCGCACAGTGGAATGTTTAGGCCTATGGAAAGCCAGCCAGCGCGCGCTGGGCGGaaatttcagaagcagggagttTATAGTAAAAtataatttgtcagtttgccgttTTTCTAGTCAAAATGTTAACCtacttcttatttatttatttcaacccCGACCCACTCGCAATTCCTCCATGTAGGATATAACTTATTTTCATGCAGTCCACCCAACCCGTGGATTATCCACGGTGTCTGCGGGTATGACGGGCAACCGCGCATCTCTAGCCTACTAGTCTTTACTTTACTAGTTAGTTCTTTAATAGTTAGTTAACACTGCCCGTGTGGTCCAGCTGTTTGCGGCATTCCCTCAAAGTCAGCAATGTATACGTCATGTGCTTTCCACCAATTTCTGGCATGCCAATCTTTCGTTGTGGGGTTTTCGAACAGACGAAAAAATCGCAGATCGCAAGCAAACATTACATGTCACATcgcaacatggtctcacaggaatccgtgaaattactacggtcggacgcttaacttgaaatccgtggccacatcacggaaacacgccgatatccgtgtgtgagccatggaataacagtgtcatttacttgcattggagcaagtCCGTgtccacatcacggacaattgaagtgattccgtcagaccaccacggattttgagttaagcccccgctgtggtcaaatgtggcacacacacagattcccgtttcaatctgtgctcccgtttcaatctgtgtgtgtgccacatttgaccacagcgggggcttaactcaaaatccgtggtggtctgacggaatcacttcaattgtccgtgatgtggacACGGacttgctccaatgcaagtaaatgacactgttattccatggctcacacacggatatcggcgtgtttccgtgatgtggccacggatttcaagttaagcgtccgaccgtagtaatttcacggattcctgtgagaccatgttgcgATGTGACATGTAATGTTTGCTTGCGATCTGCGATTTTTTCGTCTGTTCGAAAACCCCACAACGAAAGATTGGCATGCCAGAAATTGGTGGAAAGCACATGACGTATACATTGCTGACTTTGAGGGAATGCCGCAAACAGCTGGACCACACGGGCAGTGTTAACTAACTATTAAAGAACTAACTAGTAAAGTAAAGACTAGTAGGCTAGAGATGCGCGGTTGCCCGTCATACCCGCAGACACCGTGGATAATCCACGGGTTGGGTGGACTGCATGAAAATAAGTTATATCCTACATGGAGGAATTGCGAGTGGGTCGgggttgaaataaataaataagaagtaGGTTAACATTTTGACTAGAAAaacggcaaactgacaaattataTTTTACTATAaactccctgcttctgaaatttCCGCCCAGCGCGCGCTGGCTGGCTTTCCATAGGCCTAAACATTCCACTGTGCGATCATCCATGCTGCGTATGCCctcacacattgttgaaatcatatgctggatgctttattctttctctgtggcttttagttaatgatcgggctataatatgACCACGTTGGCTGTgttcgctgacaacaggggacatttcatagtggttggacATTTTAGTAAGCCgacaggcttttgtcgggacgcagaacacgcaactcaaaatcgggATGACATTACAGCTCATCTGCGCATCTCTAGCCTACTAGACTTCAGTGCACTACGCAGAGGACCGCCATCATAATGCCTAGTATACCATTTTTATTTAGACTTTGTTGCGGCATTGATGCTGCATGTGTCGTGAACGATACTAAgtaaggccctgtccacactcaCTGAAAACAATGCTTTTCAaaaacgatcgctgaggtggatgAATGTGAAAATGCTGGGTTCGCGTTGAGGTGTGTTCAGGGTAGACagaggctttcagaaacgatgacgttcggtttccatgacactgccatgatGCTGCCACAACCTTGTGCTCAACAGCGAGACGCTCATCGAaaaatggcaggtgaaatgGAAAGTATGATTTCTCTGTGCAATATACTCATGCATCTTCGGTTACAACTCGACAGACTGTCTCATACATATTCGTTACTCCAACGCCAAAGGCAAGTGCTGTAATTGCCGTGCTTAAGCGATGGGAAAAAAACGCAAAGATGCAAACCGTAGAAATACTTGCAGCAGCGTTGAGCCATATTTTTGCTTGTAAGTGAAAACAATTAGCCAGAAGTCAACTGCAACTATCACAGCTGATCGCGCGCCTATAATATAAACAGAGGCGTGGCAGGTGTCACGTAACCATGACAAgaactgtttatcaaaataatttcagtgTGGAACATCGATGCAAAACATTCCTaaaacgatatgaaaacgaTTGGAGTGTGGAT encodes:
- the LOC130390518 gene encoding ADP-ribosylation factor-related protein 1-like; this translates as MYTLLSGLYKYMFQKDEYCILILGLDNAGKTTFLEQTKTKFSKNYKGMSLSKITTTVGLNIGTIDVGNARLMFWDLGGQEELQSLWDKYYAESHGVIYVIDSTDEERLSESKEAFEKMITSESLEGIPLLVLANKQDVEVRSLFGSFSSGLPIKHSSCFVYI